TGATCCTGGCTTAGCCGATACCGGTTACGGGATAATTAAAGAAGAGGGCAACAAGCTTACTTGTCTGGCCTATGGCTCTATTATTACTAAGGCTAAAACTTCTTTATCTGAACGTCTAGAAATTATTTACCAAGAAACTTCCAAGCTTTTAAAAAAACATAAGCCGGAATTAGTGGCTGTTGAACAACTGTTTTTTTCTAGAAACGTTTCCACTGCTTTAATTGTTGGACATGCCAGAGGAGTAGTACTCTTAGCCATTGAACAAGCTAACTTGCCTATGATTGAATTTACCCCCAATCAGGTTAAGCAGTCGGTTTCCGCTTATGGTTCGGCTGGTAAGACCCAGGTACAGAAAATGGTTAAAACTCTTTTGGGACTTAAAGAAATACCTAAACCGGACGACGCGGCCGACGCTTTAGCCGTAGCTATTTGCGGACTTAATTCTAGGGAGTACTTAAAAAAGAAATAAGAAGAAAAGAAATAAGAAGATATTTAAAAAATAAATAAGGAAAAGAAAAAGATAAAAAAGATCTCTAAAGCCTTTAGCTGTACACAAAAAGTGTTCAATGACCTTGACTTTTGTTTTTAGGTATGCTATACTTAAAATATATCAGTAAAAGACTTGTGTATAAAATAAAAACAAGTTTTAGATAACTAAACTAAAATAAAAACAAAAAAATGAATAACTCTTTACAAGGTACTCAAGCCCTTACTTGGCGTTCGTACCAATTAATAAGAAAGAAAGCAATGGATCAGGAGCGCAGCTTAGCTGGGCTTGTGATAAGTCTGTCCATTGCTTTTTTTCTTGTCATTACCAGCTCAATGGTGGTCAACAGCTTTATCTCCTCATGGGAGAATAAGCAAACAATACAAGAGAACAGAAGAGAGAACTTGGTGGAAAGTCGTTCTTTGGTTTTAAATATTCAAGAGACTAAATCTCTGGAGTTTTTTTATTTGAATAATAAAAAAGACCTAGTCTCTTAGTATTAAGTTATTTTTAATATATTAAACATATGAGTATTGAGAATATAGAATCAAATTCCTCAACTTTATCTGCCGAGCAGATTAAAGAAAAAACTGAGGCTTTAAAAATGAAAATTAAAGAATTTGATAAAAAGAAAAAAGAGGATGTTAAGAAGCAGATGAATAAAAGAGAAGACGTTATACAAGAAATTAAAGATAATGAATCTTTAATTGAAGAGATGAAGATAAATATGGCTTATTTTGAAGATCTGCAGAAAAACCCAGAATTAGTTAGTGAGGATATTTTAAAAGAATACGAAGAGATTAAAGGCATCTTTAATGATTTAAGTAAGCGCAAAGATGATTTGCAAGGTATGATCAACACCATTGAGGCTAATGATGAAATTATGGGATCGGTTAGAGAAGAAGCTGGAGAGATTAACGAACAAAGGAGTAAAAACGAGAAAATGGGCTTTAAAAGCGAATTTGCGCCGGTTGAGGCTCTTAATGAAATAGAAATTGTTGAGGTTAAAAATGAAGAAGAGTTTGATC
This genomic window from Patescibacteria group bacterium contains:
- the ruvC gene encoding crossover junction endodeoxyribonuclease RuvC, translating into MSSRIIMGFDPGLADTGYGIIKEEGNKLTCLAYGSIITKAKTSLSERLEIIYQETSKLLKKHKPELVAVEQLFFSRNVSTALIVGHARGVVLLAIEQANLPMIEFTPNQVKQSVSAYGSAGKTQVQKMVKTLLGLKEIPKPDDAADALAVAICGLNSREYLKKK